A region of Solanum dulcamara chromosome 7, daSolDulc1.2, whole genome shotgun sequence DNA encodes the following proteins:
- the LOC129895792 gene encoding protein CHAPERONE-LIKE PROTEIN OF POR1, chloroplastic — MAATLILRPTLSSAFLGQKLSSRGNSKRSEPSCLFSRGAKCATDTAYGGNVPKFSRLNVWDPYKRLGISRDASEEEVWSSRNFLLNQYANHERSAESIEAAFEKILMKSFINRKKTKINLKTRLKKQVEESPPWVQNLLSFVELPPPVIILRRLFLFGFMACWSVMNSAEAGPAFQVAISFGACVYFLNDKTKSLGRAALIGFGGLVAGWFCGSLLVPMIPSYLLQPTWSLELLTSLFIYVSLFLSCTFLK, encoded by the exons ATGGCGGCAACTCTCATATTGAGACCTACCCTTTCCTCTGCTTTCCTCGGCCAAAAACT TTCGAGTAGAGGAAATTCGAAGAGGTCGGAACCCTCTTGTTTGTTTTCAAGGGGTGCAAAATGTGCGACGGATACGGCTTATGGAG GTAACGTTCCGAAGTTTTCTCGATTGAATGTTTGGGACCCTTACAAACGTCTTGGAATAAGTCGTGATGCCTCTGAGGAAGAAGTTTGGAGTTCGCGCAACTTTTTGTTAAACCAGTATGCCAATCATGAGAGAAGTGCAGAATCAATTGAAGCTGCTTTTGAGAAAATACTAATGAAAAGCTTCATAAATAGAAAGAAGACAAAGATTAACTTGAAAACAAGGCTAAAAAAGCAAGTCGAGGAATCTCCGCCTTGGGTTCAGAACCTCCTCAGCTTTGTGGAACTTCCACCACCTGTAATTATCTTGAGGAGATTATTCCTCTTTGGATTCATGGCATGCTGGAGTGTGATGAACTCTGCTGAAGCTGGCCCTGCATTCCAG GTAGCTatatcatttggagcttgtgtgTACTTCCTCAATGACAAAACAAAGAGCTTAGGTAGAGCTGCTCTTATAGG GTTTGGAGGCCTTGTGGCTGGTTGGTTCTGTGGTTCACTGTTGGTTCCCATGATTCCTTCGTATCTGCTGCAACCAACATGGAGTCTTGAACTCTTAACGTCTCTCTTCATATATGTTTCCTTGTTTCTGTCCTGTACTTTCCTCAAATGA
- the LOC129894094 gene encoding hexanoyl-CoA synthase isoform X1: MARHQPLRSVTVEDIQALQGISSDAAAQLHRKLTEVIANYGADATKTWQHISQYLLTPDLPFAFHQMMYYGCYFDYGPDPPAWLPDPEAAKLTNIGKLLERRGKELLGSSYKDPISSFSDFQEFTVSNLEMYWKIVFEEMNISFSVSPECILRETLLHPGGQWLPGACLNPAKNCLRLNAKRSSSDVVVITRDEGDDEAPVTKLTLEELRSAVWRVAYSIDTLGLEKGSAVAIDMPMDVNSVVIYLAIVIAGYVVVSIADSFAPTEIATRLMISKAKAIFTQDFISRGGKKLPLYSKVIDSQSPMAIVIPNRSSTLNIKLRDGDISWHDFLERVDKSNREIEYIGVELPVEAFTNILFSSGTTGEPKAIPWTATTPLRAAADGWSHFNIGKGDVVAWPTNLGWMMGPLLIYSTLLNGATMALYNGSPLGSGFAKFVQDAKVTMLGVVPSIVRAWKSTNCTAGHDWSSICHFASTGEASGVDDSLWLMGRAHYKPVIEICGGTELGGGFIAGSLLQPQSLSAFSTAAMGCSLFILGKDGSPRPFNFPGVGELALGPLLFGASSTLLNADHYGVYFKGMPVWNGKVLRRHGDVFERTSRGYYRAHGRADDTMNLGGVKVSSVEIEKICNAGDESILETAAVGVPLPGGGPDKLVIAVVFKDSKGSKDNLNSLKVSLNSALQKKLNPLFKVSHIVALPSLPRTTTNKVMRRILRQQFSQVGSKL, translated from the exons ATGGCACGTCATCAACCTCTGCGCTCTGTCACCGTCGAGGACATCCAGGCGCTGCAGGGAATCTCCTCCGACGCCGCCGCCCAACTCCACCGAAAGCTCACCGAGGTAATTGCTAATTACGGGGCTGACGCTACCAAGACATGGCAGCACATTTCCCAATACCTTCTTACTCCGGACCTTCCCTTCGCCTTCCATCAGATGATGTACTATGGCTGTTACTTTGACTATGGACCTGACCCCCCTGCTTGGTTGCCCGACCC GGAAGCTGCTAAGTTGACTAACATTGGTAAGTTATTGGAGCGGCGAGGAAAGGAGTTACTGGGGTCAAGTTATAAAGATCCAATTTCAAGTTTCTCTGATTTTCAAGAATTTACAGTCTCAAACTTGGAG ATGTACTGGAAGATTGTATTTGAGGAAATGAATATTTCTTTCTCTGTTAGTCCTGAATGTATTTTGCGTGAAACTCTATTGCACCCTGGTGGTCAATGGCTTCCTGGAGCATGTTTGAATCCTGCCAAGAATTGCTTGAGGTTGAATGCAAAGAGGAGTTCAAGTGACGTAGTTGTGATAACTCGTGATGAAGGAGATGATGAGGCACCTGTTACCAAATTGACTCTTGAGGAACTAAGATCAGCAGTATG GAGAGTGGCATATTCCATTGATACACTGGGATTGGAAAAAGGATCTGCAGTTGCCATAGATATGCCAATGGATGTCAATTCCGTAGTGATCTACTTGGCCATTGTTATTGCGGGTTATGTGGTTGTCTCAATTGCTGACAGTTTTGCTCCAACTGAAATTGCGACGAGGCTCATGATATCAAAAGCAAAGGCTATTTTCACTCAG GATTTCATTAGCCGTGGTGGCAAAAAACTTCCATTGTACAG TAAAGTGATTGATTCTCAATCACCAATGGCGATTGTAATTCCCAATAGAAGCTCCACTTTGAACATAAAATTGCGTGATGGTGACATTTCATGGCATGACTTCCTAGAAAGAGTAGACAAATCTAA CAGGGAAATTGAGTATATTGGGGTGGAACTACCTGTTGAAGCATTCACAAATATCCTTTTCTCTTCTGGCACGACAG GGGAACCAAAAGCGATTCCATGGACTGCGACTACGCCCCTTAGGGCGGCTGCTGATGGATGGTCCCATTTTAACATTGGCAAAGGTGATGTGGTGGCCTGGCCTACTAATCTTGGATGGATGATGGGCCCTTTGCTAATTTACTCTACTCTGCTGAATGGAGCAACCATGGCCTTATACAATGGGTCCCCCCTTGGTTCTGGCTTTGCTAAGTTTGTTCAG GATGCTAAAGTAACTATGCTTGGCGTGGTCCCAAGTATTGTGAGGGCATGGAAATCCACAAATTGCACTGCTGGTCATGATTGGTCATCCATCTG TCACTTTGCCTCCACCGGTGAAGCATCTGGTGTGGATGATTCCCTTTGGCTGATGGGAAGAGCTCACTACAAGCCTGTAATAGAGATCTGTGGCGGGACAGAACTTGGTGGTGGATTCATTGCTGGTTCATTGTTGCAACCACAATCTTTATCTGCTTTTAGCACAGCAGCTATGGGTTGTAGTCTATTTATTCTTGGCAAAGATGGGTCCCCGAGA CCATTTAATTTTCCTGGGGTTGGTGAATTGGCCCTCGGTCCCCTTCTATTTGGGGCATCAAGCACATTGCTGAATGCTGACCACTATGGTGTATACTTCAAAGGAATGCCTGTTTGGAATGGAAAG GTTCTTAGAAGACATGGAGATGTATTTGAGCGTACTTCTAGAGGTTATTACCGTGCACATGGCCGTGCAGATGACACCATGAATCTGGGGGGTGTAAAG GTAAGTTCAGTGGAGATTGAGAAAATTTGTAATGCAGGTGATGAAAGTATCCTCGAGACAGCAGCTGTTGGGGTGCCACTACCTGGAGGTGGCCCTGATAAGTTAGTTATCGCCGTTGTATTTAAGGATTCCAAGGGGTCAAAGGACAATTTGAATTCATTGAAAGTTTCTCTCAACTCAGCTTTGCAGAAGAAACTGAATCCTCTATTCAAG GTTTCACATATAGTAGCCCTCCCTTCCCTtccaagaacaacaacaaataaAGTTATGAGAAGAATTTTGAGACAGCAATTTTCTCAAGTTGGCTCTAAACTATGA
- the LOC129894094 gene encoding hexanoyl-CoA synthase isoform X2, giving the protein MARHQPLRSVTVEDIQALQGISSDAAAQLHRKLTEVIANYGADATKTWQHISQYLLTPDLPFAFHQMMYYGCYFDYGPDPPAWLPDPEAAKLTNIGKLLERRGKELLGSSYKDPISSFSDFQEFTVSNLEMYWKIVFEEMNISFSVSPECILRETLLHPGGQWLPGACLNPAKNCLRLNAKRSSSDVVVITRDEGDDEAPVTKLTLEELRSAVWRVAYSIDTLGLEKGSAVAIDMPMDVNSVVIYLAIVIAGYVVVSIADSFAPTEIATRLMISKAKAIFTQDFISRGGKKLPLYSKVIDSQSPMAIVIPNRSSTLNIKLRDGDISWHDFLERVDKSKEIEYIGVELPVEAFTNILFSSGTTGEPKAIPWTATTPLRAAADGWSHFNIGKGDVVAWPTNLGWMMGPLLIYSTLLNGATMALYNGSPLGSGFAKFVQDAKVTMLGVVPSIVRAWKSTNCTAGHDWSSICHFASTGEASGVDDSLWLMGRAHYKPVIEICGGTELGGGFIAGSLLQPQSLSAFSTAAMGCSLFILGKDGSPRPFNFPGVGELALGPLLFGASSTLLNADHYGVYFKGMPVWNGKVLRRHGDVFERTSRGYYRAHGRADDTMNLGGVKVSSVEIEKICNAGDESILETAAVGVPLPGGGPDKLVIAVVFKDSKGSKDNLNSLKVSLNSALQKKLNPLFKVSHIVALPSLPRTTTNKVMRRILRQQFSQVGSKL; this is encoded by the exons ATGGCACGTCATCAACCTCTGCGCTCTGTCACCGTCGAGGACATCCAGGCGCTGCAGGGAATCTCCTCCGACGCCGCCGCCCAACTCCACCGAAAGCTCACCGAGGTAATTGCTAATTACGGGGCTGACGCTACCAAGACATGGCAGCACATTTCCCAATACCTTCTTACTCCGGACCTTCCCTTCGCCTTCCATCAGATGATGTACTATGGCTGTTACTTTGACTATGGACCTGACCCCCCTGCTTGGTTGCCCGACCC GGAAGCTGCTAAGTTGACTAACATTGGTAAGTTATTGGAGCGGCGAGGAAAGGAGTTACTGGGGTCAAGTTATAAAGATCCAATTTCAAGTTTCTCTGATTTTCAAGAATTTACAGTCTCAAACTTGGAG ATGTACTGGAAGATTGTATTTGAGGAAATGAATATTTCTTTCTCTGTTAGTCCTGAATGTATTTTGCGTGAAACTCTATTGCACCCTGGTGGTCAATGGCTTCCTGGAGCATGTTTGAATCCTGCCAAGAATTGCTTGAGGTTGAATGCAAAGAGGAGTTCAAGTGACGTAGTTGTGATAACTCGTGATGAAGGAGATGATGAGGCACCTGTTACCAAATTGACTCTTGAGGAACTAAGATCAGCAGTATG GAGAGTGGCATATTCCATTGATACACTGGGATTGGAAAAAGGATCTGCAGTTGCCATAGATATGCCAATGGATGTCAATTCCGTAGTGATCTACTTGGCCATTGTTATTGCGGGTTATGTGGTTGTCTCAATTGCTGACAGTTTTGCTCCAACTGAAATTGCGACGAGGCTCATGATATCAAAAGCAAAGGCTATTTTCACTCAG GATTTCATTAGCCGTGGTGGCAAAAAACTTCCATTGTACAG TAAAGTGATTGATTCTCAATCACCAATGGCGATTGTAATTCCCAATAGAAGCTCCACTTTGAACATAAAATTGCGTGATGGTGACATTTCATGGCATGACTTCCTAGAAAGAGTAGACAAATCTAA GGAAATTGAGTATATTGGGGTGGAACTACCTGTTGAAGCATTCACAAATATCCTTTTCTCTTCTGGCACGACAG GGGAACCAAAAGCGATTCCATGGACTGCGACTACGCCCCTTAGGGCGGCTGCTGATGGATGGTCCCATTTTAACATTGGCAAAGGTGATGTGGTGGCCTGGCCTACTAATCTTGGATGGATGATGGGCCCTTTGCTAATTTACTCTACTCTGCTGAATGGAGCAACCATGGCCTTATACAATGGGTCCCCCCTTGGTTCTGGCTTTGCTAAGTTTGTTCAG GATGCTAAAGTAACTATGCTTGGCGTGGTCCCAAGTATTGTGAGGGCATGGAAATCCACAAATTGCACTGCTGGTCATGATTGGTCATCCATCTG TCACTTTGCCTCCACCGGTGAAGCATCTGGTGTGGATGATTCCCTTTGGCTGATGGGAAGAGCTCACTACAAGCCTGTAATAGAGATCTGTGGCGGGACAGAACTTGGTGGTGGATTCATTGCTGGTTCATTGTTGCAACCACAATCTTTATCTGCTTTTAGCACAGCAGCTATGGGTTGTAGTCTATTTATTCTTGGCAAAGATGGGTCCCCGAGA CCATTTAATTTTCCTGGGGTTGGTGAATTGGCCCTCGGTCCCCTTCTATTTGGGGCATCAAGCACATTGCTGAATGCTGACCACTATGGTGTATACTTCAAAGGAATGCCTGTTTGGAATGGAAAG GTTCTTAGAAGACATGGAGATGTATTTGAGCGTACTTCTAGAGGTTATTACCGTGCACATGGCCGTGCAGATGACACCATGAATCTGGGGGGTGTAAAG GTAAGTTCAGTGGAGATTGAGAAAATTTGTAATGCAGGTGATGAAAGTATCCTCGAGACAGCAGCTGTTGGGGTGCCACTACCTGGAGGTGGCCCTGATAAGTTAGTTATCGCCGTTGTATTTAAGGATTCCAAGGGGTCAAAGGACAATTTGAATTCATTGAAAGTTTCTCTCAACTCAGCTTTGCAGAAGAAACTGAATCCTCTATTCAAG GTTTCACATATAGTAGCCCTCCCTTCCCTtccaagaacaacaacaaataaAGTTATGAGAAGAATTTTGAGACAGCAATTTTCTCAAGTTGGCTCTAAACTATGA
- the LOC129894094 gene encoding hexanoyl-CoA synthase isoform X3, producing MYWKIVFEEMNISFSVSPECILRETLLHPGGQWLPGACLNPAKNCLRLNAKRSSSDVVVITRDEGDDEAPVTKLTLEELRSAVWRVAYSIDTLGLEKGSAVAIDMPMDVNSVVIYLAIVIAGYVVVSIADSFAPTEIATRLMISKAKAIFTQDFISRGGKKLPLYSKVIDSQSPMAIVIPNRSSTLNIKLRDGDISWHDFLERVDKSNREIEYIGVELPVEAFTNILFSSGTTGEPKAIPWTATTPLRAAADGWSHFNIGKGDVVAWPTNLGWMMGPLLIYSTLLNGATMALYNGSPLGSGFAKFVQDAKVTMLGVVPSIVRAWKSTNCTAGHDWSSICHFASTGEASGVDDSLWLMGRAHYKPVIEICGGTELGGGFIAGSLLQPQSLSAFSTAAMGCSLFILGKDGSPRPFNFPGVGELALGPLLFGASSTLLNADHYGVYFKGMPVWNGKVLRRHGDVFERTSRGYYRAHGRADDTMNLGGVKVSSVEIEKICNAGDESILETAAVGVPLPGGGPDKLVIAVVFKDSKGSKDNLNSLKVSLNSALQKKLNPLFKVSHIVALPSLPRTTTNKVMRRILRQQFSQVGSKL from the exons ATGTACTGGAAGATTGTATTTGAGGAAATGAATATTTCTTTCTCTGTTAGTCCTGAATGTATTTTGCGTGAAACTCTATTGCACCCTGGTGGTCAATGGCTTCCTGGAGCATGTTTGAATCCTGCCAAGAATTGCTTGAGGTTGAATGCAAAGAGGAGTTCAAGTGACGTAGTTGTGATAACTCGTGATGAAGGAGATGATGAGGCACCTGTTACCAAATTGACTCTTGAGGAACTAAGATCAGCAGTATG GAGAGTGGCATATTCCATTGATACACTGGGATTGGAAAAAGGATCTGCAGTTGCCATAGATATGCCAATGGATGTCAATTCCGTAGTGATCTACTTGGCCATTGTTATTGCGGGTTATGTGGTTGTCTCAATTGCTGACAGTTTTGCTCCAACTGAAATTGCGACGAGGCTCATGATATCAAAAGCAAAGGCTATTTTCACTCAG GATTTCATTAGCCGTGGTGGCAAAAAACTTCCATTGTACAG TAAAGTGATTGATTCTCAATCACCAATGGCGATTGTAATTCCCAATAGAAGCTCCACTTTGAACATAAAATTGCGTGATGGTGACATTTCATGGCATGACTTCCTAGAAAGAGTAGACAAATCTAA CAGGGAAATTGAGTATATTGGGGTGGAACTACCTGTTGAAGCATTCACAAATATCCTTTTCTCTTCTGGCACGACAG GGGAACCAAAAGCGATTCCATGGACTGCGACTACGCCCCTTAGGGCGGCTGCTGATGGATGGTCCCATTTTAACATTGGCAAAGGTGATGTGGTGGCCTGGCCTACTAATCTTGGATGGATGATGGGCCCTTTGCTAATTTACTCTACTCTGCTGAATGGAGCAACCATGGCCTTATACAATGGGTCCCCCCTTGGTTCTGGCTTTGCTAAGTTTGTTCAG GATGCTAAAGTAACTATGCTTGGCGTGGTCCCAAGTATTGTGAGGGCATGGAAATCCACAAATTGCACTGCTGGTCATGATTGGTCATCCATCTG TCACTTTGCCTCCACCGGTGAAGCATCTGGTGTGGATGATTCCCTTTGGCTGATGGGAAGAGCTCACTACAAGCCTGTAATAGAGATCTGTGGCGGGACAGAACTTGGTGGTGGATTCATTGCTGGTTCATTGTTGCAACCACAATCTTTATCTGCTTTTAGCACAGCAGCTATGGGTTGTAGTCTATTTATTCTTGGCAAAGATGGGTCCCCGAGA CCATTTAATTTTCCTGGGGTTGGTGAATTGGCCCTCGGTCCCCTTCTATTTGGGGCATCAAGCACATTGCTGAATGCTGACCACTATGGTGTATACTTCAAAGGAATGCCTGTTTGGAATGGAAAG GTTCTTAGAAGACATGGAGATGTATTTGAGCGTACTTCTAGAGGTTATTACCGTGCACATGGCCGTGCAGATGACACCATGAATCTGGGGGGTGTAAAG GTAAGTTCAGTGGAGATTGAGAAAATTTGTAATGCAGGTGATGAAAGTATCCTCGAGACAGCAGCTGTTGGGGTGCCACTACCTGGAGGTGGCCCTGATAAGTTAGTTATCGCCGTTGTATTTAAGGATTCCAAGGGGTCAAAGGACAATTTGAATTCATTGAAAGTTTCTCTCAACTCAGCTTTGCAGAAGAAACTGAATCCTCTATTCAAG GTTTCACATATAGTAGCCCTCCCTTCCCTtccaagaacaacaacaaataaAGTTATGAGAAGAATTTTGAGACAGCAATTTTCTCAAGTTGGCTCTAAACTATGA
- the LOC129894095 gene encoding calcium sensing receptor, chloroplastic, with protein sequence MALRASATAKSPLPPPPSSSSSPPKVFSLPKLSQKPEFTSKSVSVSFSTSTALFLFPLFTATHEARAINLPKEDIVSSLNQVESAVNQAQEVGSNIFDTASRVIGTVIEFVKPGIDAALPLVKQAGEEVLKNASPVISDATRKAQEAMQSAGMDSQPVMTAAKTVVDAAQQTSKVIEGAKPIASSTVETISSTDPAVIAVAGGTLFLAYLLLPPVFSALSFSFRGYKGELTPAQTLDNMCSKNYVLIDIRTEKDKDKAGIPRLPSSAKNKMIQIPLEDLPSKVRNLMRNSKKVEAEIVALKISFLKKVNKGSNIVIMDSYSDSAKTVAKSLTSFGFKNCWIMTDGFSGGRGWLQSRLGTDSYNFSFAEILSPSRVIPGAGRRFGTTGTVKLLSD encoded by the exons ATGGCACTTAGAGCTTCAGCCACCGCTAAATCACCTCTTCCACCGcccccttcttcttcttcatcaccaCCTAAAGTCTTTAGTCTTCCTAAACTCTCTCAAAAACCTGAATTCACTTCAAAATCTGTGTCAGTGTCATTCTCTACATCCACTGCTCTTTTCCTCTTTCCCCTTTTCACTGCCACTCATGAAGCCAGAGCAATCAACTTACCCAAGGAAGATATCGTCTCTTCTCTTAATCAG GTAGAATCTGCTGTTAATCAAGCTCAAGAGGTTGGTTCGAACATCTTTGATACTGCAAGCCGAGTGATTGGAACCGTGATTGAATTTGTGAAGCCCGGGATTGATGCAGCACTGCCTTTAGTAAAGCAGGCAGGAGAGGAAGTTTTGAAGAATGCTTCTCCTGTCATATCTGATGCCACTAGGAAAGCCCAAGAGGCAATGCAGAGCGCTGGCATGGACTCTCAGCCAGTGATGACTGCAGCTAAG ACAGTAGTTGATGCAGCTCAACAGACATCCAAGGTGATTGAAGGGGCCAAACCAATCGCCTCATCCACAGTTGAAACCATTTCATCAACTGATCCAGCTGTTATTGCAGTGGCTGGTGGCACATTATTCCTGGCATATCTTCTACTTCCCCCTGTCTTCTCCGCTCTCTCTTTCAGCTTTCGTGGTTACAAGG GTGAACTAACTCCTGCTCAAACACTGGACAATATGTGTTCTAAGAATTATGTCTTGATTGATATTAGAACAGAGAAGGACAAGGATAAGGCTGGAATTCCCCGTCTTCCATCTAGTGCTAAAAACAAGATGATTCAAATCCC TTTGGAAGATTTACCGAGTAAGGTAAGGAATCTTATGAGAAATTCGAAGAAAGTGGAAGCTGAAATAGTGGCTCTGAAGATATCATTCCTCAAGAAAGTCAACAAGGGGTCTAACATTGTGATAATGGACTC GTACTCGGATTCAGCTAAAACAGTTGCTAAATCGCTGACGAGCTTTGGCTTCAAGAACTGCTGGATCATGACTGATGGCTTCTCCGGAGGTAGGGGGTGGTTGCAGAGTCGGCTGGGAACAGATTCGTACAACTTTTCTTTTGCAGAAATTTTATCACCATCAAGAGTCATTCCAGGAGCAGGTAGACGTTTTGGTACAACAGGCACTGTCAAATTGCTTTCAGATTGA